The window GGCCTTGTGCTCTTCGATCGAGACGCCGGCGCAAAAAGCCCCGCTTGCCTGCGATGCGGCAAACACTATCGCGCAGGTGTCGGGCGTCTGGGCGATGCGATTGATCGCGTCGACGATCTCCTTCATCATCGCAATCGTCAAAATGTTCAACGGCGGCCGCGCAAAGGTTATCCGCGCAACGCGGTCGGTCACTGCCACCTGAATGTCTCTGTAGTGTGCTGCCATTGTAGAACTTCCGCGGGCTACATCTTCAACTTCGCTTCAACCTGTTCCGCGATGCCTTTCGACCGCTCGATCATAGCCTTCATCTGTTCACCCGTCTCGTCCGCGGCTTCGCGATCCGCAATCGAATCAAGGTTGACGCCAACGTTGTAAGAAGCACCCTTGATGGCGGCCTGTGCGAGCTGGGCTGCGACGGCCACATCGGATAGCGCGTTAGGGTTGCCGATCTCGGCAAGCTCACCCAGCAGCGCGAGAACATCGAAGCCGCGCTGCGCCGTTTCAAACGGAACGTCAACCGCGCCTCGAAGCGCGATTTGAATCTGTCCGGCGCGATCCGCCTTTTGCTCGTCGCTTTCCTTCGGCAATCGATAAGCGCGGAGCACCGCTTCAAAACTTGCGGCGTCCTCTGCGATCAACTCTCGCAGCCGCGCGCTCAAACTTTCAAGGCTCGATCTGATTTCTTTTAGCCGCGGTTCAGCTTCGGCGTACTTTTGCTTTCCGATTGTTAGATTGCACACCATCTGTCCGAGCGAGGCTGCAAGCACTCCGCAGTAAGCCGCGACGCTTCCGCCGCCTGGCGTCGGCGTGCCGGCCGCGACAAGGTCGGCGAACGCTCCTACGCTGGTTGACAGAACCGTCGTCTGATCGGCAATGGCGGGATCGCTCATGCTTCGGCTTCCTCCATCGCTCCTGCAAGTCTGTGTTCCAGGATCTGGTCCTCGCTGAATTCTTCGAGCTGTAGATAGAAGTCCGCGACTGCATTCAGCGCGCGCTGCGGAACCAGCCCCACGATCTCGGACCCGACGACCGCGACACCATAACGCTCAGCTTCGCGCTTGATCATTTCGAACGCGCGGAACAGCGGGGTGCCTTCATAGTTGACCATATTCATCGAGACCTGAACGATGCCTCGATCCTTCAGCTCGAACCCCAGCGCTTTCACGTAGCGCAAGCCGCCCGACTGATGCCGCACGGCACGCGCGATCTTATTGGCGACTTCCAGGTCGGAAGTGGCGAGGTTAACGTTATAAGCAATCAGAGGCGGACGCGCGCCTACAGCGGTTATCCCGGCGGTCGAATGAACTCGAAGCTCTCCGAAGTCAGGGCGGCGAGCTTCGTTGGCCGCGATCTCGTCACGTATGCCTTCGAACTGTCCCTTGCGCAATGTCGCGAGGTTCTCGCGTTCAGGTCTGGTCGCCGCTTTTTCGTAGAGGTAGACCGGGATTCCGAGTTCGCTCCACATCCGCTCTCCGCAAGCGCGAGCAAGGGCGACGCAGTCATCCATCGTCACTCCTGAGATTGGCACGAACGGAATTACGTCGGTCGCCCCCATGCGAGGGTGCTCGCCGGTGTGTTTGTTGAGGTCTATCAACGCAGCCGCCTTCTTAGCCCCTGCGAGCGCGGCGTCGACTACATGTTCGGGCGACGCAACGAAGGTGACGACTGATCGGTTGTGATTGGGGTCCGATTCGCGGTCCAGCAAAACCGCGCCGGTAACTGCTTTGATGGCTCCCACTATTTGATCTAAGACTTCGGTTCGCCGGCCTTCGCTGAAGTTAGGAATGCACTCGACTATGCTTCGCACGCTCAGAATCCTAACCGATTAGCTTTGGGCTTGCAAAGAAGCGGTAGCAGGACCGTGACGCGGTGCAGGTCGCGGATTACGTTCGCGGTCGAGCCGCTCTCTCATTAACACCTCGATTCATCGAGGTGTCCAGCGTGCTATAGATCCGCGTTCAAACTGTTTCAACAGTTTTGCCGTTCGGGAGGACAAACCTATGTCTGGGAGCGCTACAAGGCGCGCGTGATTGCGAGAAGGTTGATTGATGTTCTTGACGCGGTGACGGTGGATTCTGCAACCGAGGGCAGGGTCAGCCACGGACTGGCAATAGCGTGTAGCCCAGGGCGAGTCCGCGAGCCCTGGGTTGACGCCGCCCGGGCGCGCAAGCCCGCGTATGCGGGCGACAGAAATTGGCGGGTCAGACTCGACCCCAGAGGCTACCGCGCAAGCCGCGCCCGCTATATAATCGCGCAACTGGAAAGGAGCGCGCCGTGTCCGACCAGACTCCACTAACGATGCTCTGTCTGGCAAGCTACGAGAAGGGCGAGGCCTTCCTCCGCCAGTGCAAGCGTGAGGGCTGCCGCGTCCTGCTGAT is drawn from Acidobacteriota bacterium and contains these coding sequences:
- a CDS encoding cyclodeaminase/cyclohydrolase family protein, with translation MSDPAIADQTTVLSTSVGAFADLVAAGTPTPGGGSVAAYCGVLAASLGQMVCNLTIGKQKYAEAEPRLKEIRSSLESLSARLRELIAEDAASFEAVLRAYRLPKESDEQKADRAGQIQIALRGAVDVPFETAQRGFDVLALLGELAEIGNPNALSDVAVAAQLAQAAIKGASYNVGVNLDSIADREAADETGEQMKAMIERSKGIAEQVEAKLKM
- the ftcD gene encoding glutamate formimidoyltransferase — translated: MRSIVECIPNFSEGRRTEVLDQIVGAIKAVTGAVLLDRESDPNHNRSVVTFVASPEHVVDAALAGAKKAAALIDLNKHTGEHPRMGATDVIPFVPISGVTMDDCVALARACGERMWSELGIPVYLYEKAATRPERENLATLRKGQFEGIRDEIAANEARRPDFGELRVHSTAGITAVGARPPLIAYNVNLATSDLEVANKIARAVRHQSGGLRYVKALGFELKDRGIVQVSMNMVNYEGTPLFRAFEMIKREAERYGVAVVGSEIVGLVPQRALNAVADFYLQLEEFSEDQILEHRLAGAMEEAEA